CTCCTGGACCCGGGCCCGGGGGACGAAACCGATCCCGTCCCATTTCTCCTGGAGTTCCCGCAGGAGGTCACGGGCACGGTCCTGATCAGCGGCGGGGTCGATACGTGCGTCGTACTCGTCCAGGAGAGCCTGCTTGGCGTGAGCATTCTGCTCGAACTCAGCATCCTTGCGGCGATTGTCTTCGTCCCGAGCGCCGAAGAAGACATCCTGCGCATGTCGGAACTCAGCCCACAGCCGGTCGTCGTCCGCACGACGGGCGCGTCCTGCCGCCTTCCACTCCGTCATCAGGTCGCGGTAGGCCCGGGCAGTCTCGTTCCAGTTCGTCGAGTCCTGCAAGGCAGCGGCCTGCGCAACGAGTTTCTCTTTCGCTCGACGGGCAGCGTCTCGTTGTTTATCGAGATCGGCGAAGTGGCTGCCCCGTCGACTGTTGAATGTCTCGCGGGCCGCGCGGAAGCGCGCCGACAGGGCTTTTCCGGCCGCGCGGTCTCCGCCGGCGGAGTTCCAACGGTCACCGATCTCCTTGATACGGTCACCGTCTGCTTTCCAGTCTGAACCGGAATCGGCGATGCGTTCCGCCTCTACCACCAGTTCGACACGGTGCTCCGCTACCCGGGCCTCCACCTGGTCGGCCGTGGTCAGCAGTTCTGAGAGTCGTCGGTCGAGCCGTGCGACATCGCCGAGGACTGCGGCGTCGGGTAGCCCTTCCCGCAGCCGTCGCGCATCATTGCGAACAC
The genomic region above belongs to Corynebacterium glyciniphilum AJ 3170 and contains:
- a CDS encoding DUF349 domain-containing protein; translated protein: MNAPKPGPRPGARPGPQAAAAPVSTTVAPSVEDAAAHGRIDDAGVVWLTVSATDGDGPSAERRVGEWKAGTVAEGLAHYARRFADLATEVEVLVARLGTHPEDVARVRNDARRLREGLPDAAVLGDVARLDRRLSELLTTADQVEARVAEHRVELVVEAERIADSGSDWKADGDRIKEIGDRWNSAGGDRAAGKALSARFRAARETFNSRRGSHFADLDKQRDAARRAKEKLVAQAAALQDSTNWNETARAYRDLMTEWKAAGRARRADDDRLWAEFRHAQDVFFGARDEDNRRKDAEFEQNAHAKQALLDEYDARIDPAADQDRARDLLRELQEKWDGIGFVPRARVQEFEDKIGALESRVSDYAEQQWRRTDPEVEARVAQFQAKVDQLTAEADAAEAKGRHAKATDLRGQAEQWRSWAQTAAEAARD